A genome region from Streptomyces xanthophaeus includes the following:
- a CDS encoding AfsR/SARP family transcriptional regulator, with protein sequence MLGPLLVQTDDGPLRINGRRQATVLSMLLLSADRIVSVDTLVDAVWPESPPATARNQIAICVATLRKTFKQAGVTDLLITSPPGYLLAKGEHRIDVQEFMERAEQGRDAARHGRTEEACAQFEEALSIWRGSALDEPSGSRLEAETTRLEQMRLALMEERAGLMLQLGRHRALTGELTELVARHPLREQCREHLMLALYRSGQRAEALEVFLHGRRLLTEQLGIEPGPGLRQLHELILRDSPELTRPPATASPAPAALSTVPAQLPADVMAFTGRQREMTSLDRLLKEPYNPHTPALATIVGVGGVGKTALAVHWASQVADQFPDGQLFADLRGYDEEHAPVSPAAVLDRFLRALGIGAPQIPADPDERASLFRSLLSTRKTLIVLDNVRSFDQLRPLLPGGGRSVVLATSRESLGDVTGDYTALTLRLRMLEPAEATALLIKLAGADRFGSDPVAVEQLGALCDCLPLALRIAGARLAAKPNLSVRSLVARLRDHRSRLDVLSPGEGGVRAGFRLTYRDLPPETARMYRRLGLLRTADFAAWAGAAVLDTDVWHAEELIDHLVDAQLLEVADAEPGRAARYRFQDLLRLFARERAESDEPEGETDAALERAFASWLWLAEEAHRRIDGRRFPVGRTPAPAPRFLPELADELLATPMDWFESERTAVTDLVAHAAETGRARYAWTLTESAVPHFETKNYLEDWQRCAEQALSSARRTGDAPGEATMLRLLGSLAIYQRRYEQAEGWNMAALRLLRNTGDVGGAALAQRNLAMCARFQGDWERALEYCEAALSGFHVSGDIGNEAHLLGFQAQIELDRGNVGGALPLAEQAVALSRRTGSVRAEAQSVYRLAEVRLRAGDLGEAAEAFGAVLRLTRGEGDRVGEAHALRGLGQTQWSQGLLSAAGGTLQQALEITDELADRFLYARVETDLGCVEAIGGRPAEAAERFRRARAAFGEVGAQPWRAQADRLLAAVQDAACGPGGGGAGELPHRSFTAAELTLLLTCPEDGKA encoded by the coding sequence GTGCTGGGACCGCTGCTCGTCCAGACCGATGACGGTCCGCTGCGCATCAACGGCCGGCGCCAGGCAACGGTCCTGTCGATGCTGCTGCTCTCCGCTGACCGGATCGTGTCGGTGGACACCCTGGTGGACGCCGTCTGGCCGGAATCTCCCCCGGCGACGGCCCGCAACCAGATCGCCATCTGCGTGGCCACCCTCCGCAAGACCTTCAAGCAGGCCGGGGTGACCGATCTGCTGATCACCTCTCCTCCGGGCTACCTGCTGGCCAAGGGAGAGCACCGGATCGACGTCCAGGAGTTCATGGAGCGGGCCGAGCAGGGGCGGGACGCCGCCCGGCACGGACGGACCGAAGAGGCGTGCGCGCAGTTCGAGGAGGCGCTCAGCATCTGGCGGGGCTCCGCGCTGGACGAGCCCTCCGGCTCCCGGCTGGAGGCGGAGACCACCAGGCTGGAGCAGATGCGGCTCGCGCTGATGGAAGAACGCGCCGGTCTGATGCTCCAGCTGGGCCGGCACCGCGCGCTCACCGGTGAGCTCACCGAGCTGGTGGCCCGGCATCCCCTGCGCGAGCAGTGCCGCGAACACCTCATGCTGGCCCTGTACCGGTCGGGGCAGCGGGCCGAGGCCCTCGAAGTGTTCCTGCACGGCCGCCGGTTACTCACCGAGCAGCTCGGGATCGAACCGGGTCCCGGACTGCGTCAGCTGCACGAACTGATCCTGCGCGACTCCCCCGAACTGACCCGGCCCCCCGCCACGGCGTCGCCCGCGCCGGCGGCCCTGAGCACCGTCCCGGCACAACTGCCCGCGGACGTCATGGCGTTCACCGGCCGGCAGCGGGAGATGACCTCCCTGGACCGGCTCCTGAAGGAGCCCTACAACCCGCACACCCCGGCGCTGGCGACCATCGTCGGCGTGGGCGGGGTGGGCAAGACCGCACTCGCGGTGCACTGGGCGAGCCAGGTCGCCGACCAGTTCCCGGACGGCCAGCTCTTCGCCGATCTGCGCGGGTACGACGAGGAGCACGCGCCGGTGTCCCCCGCCGCCGTGCTCGACCGCTTCCTGCGCGCCCTCGGGATCGGCGCGCCCCAGATACCGGCGGATCCCGACGAGCGGGCCTCGCTGTTCCGGAGCCTGCTCAGCACCCGCAAGACACTGATCGTCCTGGACAACGTACGCTCCTTCGACCAGCTCAGACCCCTGCTCCCGGGCGGCGGACGCAGCGTGGTGCTGGCCACCAGCCGGGAGAGCCTGGGCGATGTGACCGGGGACTACACGGCACTGACCCTGCGGCTGCGGATGCTGGAGCCGGCCGAGGCGACGGCGCTGCTGATCAAACTGGCCGGGGCCGACCGGTTCGGCAGCGACCCCGTGGCGGTGGAACAGCTCGGCGCCCTGTGCGACTGCCTTCCGCTCGCGCTGCGGATCGCCGGCGCGCGGCTGGCGGCCAAACCCAATCTGAGCGTACGGAGCCTGGTGGCGCGGCTGCGCGACCACCGCTCCCGTCTCGACGTGCTGAGCCCGGGCGAGGGCGGGGTGCGCGCCGGCTTCCGGCTCACCTACCGGGACCTGCCGCCGGAGACGGCCCGAATGTACCGCAGGCTCGGCCTGCTGCGCACGGCGGACTTCGCCGCCTGGGCGGGGGCGGCCGTACTGGACACCGATGTGTGGCACGCGGAGGAACTGATCGACCACCTGGTCGACGCGCAGCTGCTGGAGGTGGCCGACGCCGAGCCGGGGCGGGCCGCCCGCTACCGGTTCCAGGACCTGCTGCGGCTGTTCGCCCGCGAACGGGCGGAGTCGGACGAGCCGGAGGGGGAGACCGACGCCGCGCTGGAGCGGGCCTTCGCGTCCTGGCTCTGGCTGGCCGAGGAGGCGCACCGGCGGATCGACGGGCGCCGGTTCCCGGTGGGCCGGACACCGGCACCGGCCCCGCGCTTCCTGCCGGAGCTGGCCGACGAGCTGCTGGCCACGCCGATGGACTGGTTCGAGTCGGAGCGCACGGCCGTCACGGACCTGGTGGCGCACGCGGCGGAGACGGGCCGGGCGCGGTACGCGTGGACGCTGACCGAGAGCGCGGTCCCGCACTTCGAGACGAAGAACTATCTGGAGGACTGGCAGCGCTGCGCCGAGCAGGCGCTGTCCTCGGCCCGGCGCACCGGCGACGCACCGGGCGAGGCGACGATGCTGCGGCTGCTGGGGTCGCTGGCGATCTACCAGCGGCGCTACGAACAGGCCGAGGGCTGGAACATGGCCGCGCTGCGGCTGCTGCGCAACACCGGTGACGTGGGCGGGGCGGCGCTCGCCCAGCGGAACCTGGCCATGTGCGCGCGGTTCCAGGGGGACTGGGAGCGGGCCCTGGAGTACTGCGAGGCGGCCCTGAGCGGTTTCCACGTGTCGGGTGACATCGGGAACGAGGCCCACCTGCTCGGCTTCCAGGCGCAGATCGAGCTGGACCGGGGCAACGTGGGCGGCGCGCTGCCGCTCGCGGAGCAGGCGGTGGCGCTGAGCCGGCGTACCGGATCGGTGCGGGCGGAGGCGCAGAGCGTGTACCGGCTGGCCGAGGTCCGGCTGCGCGCAGGAGATCTGGGCGAGGCCGCGGAGGCCTTCGGCGCGGTACTGCGGCTGACCCGGGGCGAGGGCGACCGGGTCGGGGAGGCGCACGCGCTGCGGGGACTGGGACAGACGCAGTGGAGCCAGGGCCTGCTGTCGGCGGCCGGAGGGACGCTGCAGCAGGCTCTGGAGATCACGGATGAGCTGGCGGACCGTTTCCTGTACGCCCGGGTGGAGACCGATCTGGGATGTGTGGAGGCGATCGGCGGCCGCCCGGCGGAGGCGGCGGAGAGGTTCCGGCGGGCGCGGGCCGCGTTCGGAGAGGTCGGCGCACAGCCCTGGCGGGCGCAGGCGGACCGGCTGCTGGCAGCGGTCCAGGACGCGGCGTGCGGGCCGGGCGGCGGGGGCGCCGGCGAGCTGCCGCATCGTTCCTTCACGGCGGCGGAATTGACCCTGCTGCTGACGTGCCCCGAGGACGGCAAGGCGTAG
- a CDS encoding NAD(P)/FAD-dependent oxidoreductase has protein sequence MTLPATVAELVREFKANGRIVVVGASLAGLRAAEALREEGFTGSLTIIGDEPYEPYDRPPLSKQVLKGWVPADHTKLPRMRDVDADWRLGVAATGLDRAAKQVRLADGGQVGYDRLLIATGTRARQWPNPAEAALQGVHTIRSCDDAAQLQKELAAPPSRVLVIGAGFIGSEVASVCRELGIPVTVVERGSAPLSGALGGVIGEIAAQMQRDHGVDLRCGLGVSSLEGDSGGHVRRARLSDAAVVDADVVVASLGSIRNVEWLEGAGLAAGFWGVGCDAGGRAFDINGVVTDSIYVAGDVARAPHVLYEYQFLAMEHWDNAVFGAEVAAHNMVNLEPHYRPHLLVPGFWSGQFGVNIKSVGVPSFGDEIVFTQGSVAERRFAAAYGHRGRIVAAVTFDHGKWLEYYGKLIERSGPFPPPPPGWDRPSDMKPMPAEFPEPGVPTEVPDVVLTGHAPSGRTAEFRPRHR, from the coding sequence ATGACCTTGCCGGCGACGGTGGCGGAGCTGGTGCGCGAGTTCAAGGCCAACGGCCGGATCGTCGTCGTGGGTGCCTCCCTGGCCGGGCTGCGGGCCGCGGAAGCCCTGCGCGAGGAGGGTTTCACGGGTTCCCTGACCATCATCGGGGACGAGCCGTACGAGCCCTACGACCGTCCCCCGCTGTCCAAGCAGGTGCTCAAGGGCTGGGTGCCGGCCGACCACACCAAGCTTCCCCGCATGCGAGACGTGGATGCGGACTGGCGGCTCGGGGTGGCCGCCACCGGGCTGGACCGGGCCGCGAAGCAGGTGCGCCTGGCCGACGGCGGACAGGTCGGGTACGACCGGTTGCTGATCGCCACGGGCACGCGCGCGCGGCAGTGGCCGAACCCGGCCGAGGCCGCCCTCCAGGGGGTCCACACGATCCGCTCGTGTGACGACGCCGCACAGCTGCAGAAGGAACTGGCCGCACCGCCGTCGCGGGTCCTGGTGATCGGCGCCGGGTTCATCGGCTCGGAAGTGGCCTCCGTCTGCCGGGAGCTCGGGATCCCGGTGACCGTCGTCGAGCGGGGTTCGGCGCCGCTGAGCGGCGCGCTCGGCGGGGTGATCGGGGAGATCGCCGCGCAGATGCAGCGCGATCACGGCGTGGACCTGCGCTGCGGGCTCGGTGTGTCGTCGCTGGAGGGCGACTCCGGCGGACACGTGCGGCGTGCCCGGCTCTCGGACGCAGCCGTCGTCGACGCCGACGTGGTGGTGGCCTCGCTGGGTTCGATCCGCAACGTGGAATGGCTGGAGGGGGCCGGGCTGGCGGCCGGCTTCTGGGGCGTCGGGTGCGACGCCGGAGGGCGTGCCTTCGACATCAACGGCGTGGTCACCGACAGCATCTACGTGGCGGGGGACGTGGCGCGTGCGCCGCATGTGCTGTACGAGTACCAGTTCCTCGCGATGGAGCACTGGGACAACGCCGTTTTCGGCGCCGAGGTGGCGGCGCACAACATGGTGAACCTCGAGCCCCACTATCGCCCGCACCTGCTGGTCCCCGGCTTCTGGTCCGGCCAGTTCGGCGTCAACATCAAGTCCGTCGGCGTGCCGTCTTTCGGTGACGAGATCGTCTTCACGCAGGGCTCCGTCGCGGAGCGCCGTTTCGCCGCCGCCTACGGTCACCGGGGACGCATCGTCGCGGCTGTCACGTTCGATCACGGCAAGTGGCTGGAGTACTACGGGAAGCTGATCGAGCGTTCCGGTCCGTTTCCGCCTCCGCCTCCGGGCTGGGACCGGCCGTCCGACATGAAGCCGATGCCGGCCGAGTTCCCGGAACCCGGCGTCCCGACGGAGGTGCCCGACGTCGTCCTGACCGGCCACGCCCCGAGCGGGCGGACGGCCGAGTTCCGGCCTCGGCATCGCTGA
- a CDS encoding cytochrome P450, with protein sequence MAEETPWQQALRFANRADPYPFYEELRKTPVARQPDGTYVVSTYREIVTLLHDPRISSDPRKGPAPAPAQAEGAAESSAEASAEPEAEPSIITCDPPEHDRDRRTMTPHFVGPPHAPDLISGLEPEIRRLVGGLLDHMRGKTRIDAVDEFAYPLPVTVICKVLGVPLEDEPRFHHWIETALDAWEYGPETASEDFQARLAGGNQAVQEFGRFAAELYDRYARQPGPGMLSAMVNEDGPEGRMSKGLLTSNALLLIFAGHETTVNLIAHSVLTLLRHPDALDKLRRRPELIVPGVEELLRFESSVQFWPTRSAVEDIDIAGTTIPKGAPVFLAYGSANRDPEQFTDPDELDLERRDNQHLGFGQGIHFCFGAPLARLEVQNAVGEFVRRVENPRLVEDPPPYRRNQIFRGPRHVLVDIDGIRD encoded by the coding sequence GTGGCCGAGGAAACCCCCTGGCAGCAGGCCCTGCGCTTCGCCAACCGCGCCGATCCGTACCCCTTCTACGAAGAACTGCGCAAGACACCGGTGGCGCGGCAGCCGGACGGGACCTACGTCGTCAGCACCTACCGGGAGATCGTCACGCTGCTCCACGACCCCCGGATCAGTTCGGATCCGCGGAAGGGTCCGGCCCCGGCCCCGGCCCAGGCGGAGGGCGCGGCGGAGAGCTCGGCGGAGGCCTCGGCGGAACCGGAGGCCGAGCCGAGCATCATCACCTGCGATCCACCCGAGCACGACCGGGATCGCCGGACGATGACCCCGCATTTCGTCGGCCCGCCCCATGCGCCCGACCTGATCTCCGGCCTGGAGCCAGAGATCCGGCGCCTCGTCGGCGGCCTCCTGGACCACATGCGGGGCAAGACCCGGATCGATGCCGTCGACGAGTTCGCCTATCCCCTGCCGGTGACGGTGATCTGCAAGGTGCTGGGCGTGCCGCTGGAGGACGAGCCACGCTTCCACCACTGGATCGAAACCGCCCTGGACGCTTGGGAGTACGGCCCCGAGACAGCCTCCGAAGACTTCCAGGCGCGGCTGGCCGGGGGCAATCAGGCCGTGCAGGAGTTCGGACGGTTCGCGGCCGAGCTGTACGACCGGTACGCACGGCAGCCCGGCCCCGGCATGCTCTCGGCGATGGTGAACGAGGACGGCCCGGAGGGACGGATGTCCAAGGGCCTGCTCACGAGCAATGCCCTGCTCCTGATCTTCGCCGGGCACGAGACCACGGTCAATCTCATCGCCCACAGCGTGCTCACCCTGCTGCGGCACCCCGACGCGCTCGACAAGCTGCGCCGCCGGCCCGAACTGATCGTGCCCGGGGTGGAGGAGCTGCTGCGCTTCGAGTCTTCGGTGCAGTTCTGGCCCACCCGCTCCGCCGTGGAAGACATCGACATCGCCGGCACCACCATCCCGAAGGGGGCACCGGTCTTCCTGGCGTACGGCTCGGCGAACCGCGACCCGGAACAGTTCACCGACCCCGACGAGCTCGACCTCGAGCGCCGCGACAACCAGCACCTCGGATTCGGCCAGGGCATCCACTTCTGCTTCGGCGCTCCGCTCGCGCGGCTCGAAGTCCAGAACGCGGTCGGCGAGTTCGTCCGCCGGGTGGAAAACCCCCGGCTCGTCGAGGACCCGCCGCCGTACCGGCGCAACCAGATCTTCCGCGGACCGCGGCACGTCCTGGTCGACATCGACGGCATCCGCGACTGA
- a CDS encoding ferredoxin yields MRIVVDLNRCQGYAQCVYLAHEVFRLGGQEALTYEPNPDDERRLQVERAAAACPVRAIVIDRLNGAERGETS; encoded by the coding sequence ATGCGGATCGTCGTGGACCTGAATCGATGCCAGGGATACGCACAATGCGTGTATCTGGCTCACGAGGTCTTCAGGCTGGGTGGTCAGGAGGCACTCACCTACGAGCCGAACCCCGATGACGAGCGGCGCCTGCAGGTCGAGCGAGCCGCTGCGGCGTGTCCGGTGCGGGCGATCGTGATCGATCGCCTGAACGGTGCGGAGCGGGGCGAGACGTCATGA
- a CDS encoding AfsR/SARP family transcriptional regulator — MEFRVLGPVEVRRDGRRVAFSGAKLHTVLAALLVAREEVISDERLCRLLWGWAPPATVSAQLYTYVSRLRKILGDDVLIDRRPPGYAMSIGNATLDLSEFEKLALGGREALIAEDFEKAGELLRGALARWNGLPFANATEYLADAEAPRLTEARAVTLEHRIAADLALGRHEQITGELTGLVAEFPLRERIRCQLMTALCRSGRQADAIHLYHHGRAVLADELGVNPGEELQATYRALLEGTLDRQPCTAPAVLAGPRRDASGRPDGAPAMLPPDTVDFTGREPELELLCRALAPDAQGSGRPRRVLVTGMAGLGKTALAVHAAHRCQRHFPDGQLYADLRAPDGTPRHPTRVLRGLLRALGPMDDVPDGDDQDQLVRLYRERTRGRQLLIVLDNASGAAQLGPLLPNTPEPAVLVTGRTALPTVAGAHTVALAPLAPRDSLELLSAAAGPARVASAPGAASAIVEHCAGLPLALRIVGTRIAARPHSTPDRLARRLADPVTRLRELHSGDLDVHGSLLPSWRALDPEVRAVFPALAALGPQPFPAADAAMALSLPETEAERLLEALADAALLEVSGADEWGQPCYLFHPLVRLFALSLGEGAAPGHGTAATGATAAARTEHNRRLTRRP, encoded by the coding sequence ATGGAATTCCGAGTGCTCGGGCCGGTCGAGGTACGGCGGGACGGCCGTCGGGTCGCGTTCTCCGGGGCGAAGCTGCACACCGTGCTCGCGGCGCTCCTCGTGGCCCGTGAAGAGGTGATCTCCGACGAACGGCTGTGCCGGCTGCTGTGGGGCTGGGCGCCGCCGGCCACCGTCAGCGCCCAGCTCTACACCTATGTTTCCCGCTTGCGCAAGATTCTCGGCGACGATGTTCTGATCGATCGTCGGCCGCCCGGATATGCCATGAGCATCGGTAATGCAACCCTTGACCTGAGCGAATTCGAGAAGCTGGCGCTCGGCGGCCGCGAGGCACTGATCGCCGAGGACTTCGAAAAGGCCGGTGAGCTGCTGCGCGGCGCCCTGGCCCGGTGGAACGGCCTGCCCTTCGCCAACGCCACGGAATACCTCGCCGACGCCGAGGCGCCGCGGCTCACCGAGGCCCGGGCGGTCACGCTGGAGCACCGCATCGCGGCCGATCTCGCGCTGGGCCGGCACGAGCAGATCACCGGCGAGCTCACCGGCCTGGTCGCCGAGTTCCCGCTGCGCGAGCGCATCCGGTGCCAGCTGATGACCGCCCTGTGCCGGTCGGGGCGGCAGGCGGACGCCATCCACCTCTACCACCACGGTCGCGCGGTGCTCGCCGACGAGCTCGGCGTGAACCCCGGCGAGGAGCTCCAGGCCACCTACCGGGCGCTGCTGGAGGGCACGCTGGACCGGCAGCCGTGCACAGCCCCCGCCGTCCTGGCCGGCCCCCGGCGGGACGCGTCCGGCCGCCCGGACGGCGCTCCGGCCATGCTGCCCCCCGACACCGTCGACTTCACCGGCCGGGAGCCCGAACTGGAGCTGCTGTGCCGTGCGCTGGCCCCCGATGCGCAGGGCTCGGGGCGGCCCCGCCGGGTCCTGGTCACCGGTATGGCCGGGCTCGGCAAGACCGCCCTGGCCGTCCACGCGGCCCACCGCTGCCAGCGGCACTTCCCCGACGGGCAGTTGTACGCCGACCTGCGCGCGCCCGACGGCACTCCCCGGCACCCCACCCGGGTGCTGCGCGGGCTGCTGCGCGCACTGGGGCCGATGGACGACGTACCGGACGGTGACGACCAGGACCAGCTGGTCCGGCTCTACCGGGAGCGGACCCGGGGCCGGCAGCTGCTGATCGTGCTGGACAACGCCTCCGGGGCGGCCCAGTTGGGGCCGCTGCTGCCCAACACCCCGGAGCCGGCGGTCCTGGTCACCGGGCGGACCGCCCTGCCCACCGTGGCGGGGGCGCACACCGTGGCCCTGGCTCCTCTGGCGCCCCGGGACTCGCTGGAGCTGCTCTCGGCCGCGGCCGGTCCTGCCCGGGTGGCCTCGGCACCCGGTGCGGCGTCCGCGATCGTCGAGCACTGCGCCGGTCTGCCGCTGGCCCTGCGGATCGTCGGGACCCGGATCGCCGCCCGGCCGCACTCCACCCCGGACCGGCTGGCCCGCCGGCTGGCGGATCCCGTCACCCGGCTGCGGGAGTTGCACTCGGGCGATCTGGACGTGCACGGCTCGCTGCTGCCGTCCTGGCGGGCGCTGGACCCCGAGGTGCGGGCGGTGTTCCCGGCGCTGGCCGCGCTCGGCCCGCAGCCGTTCCCGGCCGCGGACGCGGCGATGGCGCTGAGCCTGCCGGAGACCGAGGCCGAGCGGCTGCTGGAGGCGCTCGCCGACGCGGCCCTGCTGGAGGTCAGCGGCGCGGACGAGTGGGGCCAGCCCTGCTACCTGTTCCATCCGCTCGTACGGCTCTTCGCGCTCTCCCTGGGCGAGGGGGCCGCGCCCGGCCACGGGACCGCCGCCACCGGCGCCACCGCCGCCGCCCGCACGGAACATAACCGGCGGCTAACTCGCCGCCCCTAG
- a CDS encoding non-ribosomal peptide synthetase, which produces MTELLPARADSAASFPMTETQQALMIGRGEAVELGGIGCYGYFEWERADLDPERFAAAWRKVVARHDMLRAIGRTDGTQWVPADPLPFDIPVVDLSGLSAEASRERLAALRDEMSHVVFPVGSWPLFDLRIIRLGGPGNLSRVHLGIDLQVLDASSAFQVLFPELVDLYEDPDTELPEPGIGFAEYARWRADALPHTEAFRAARDYWVERVPTLPPAPSLPTGGPAGGGHEVRFDRREHRLSPADWQRFSARAREAGLTPSVLLTAAFAEVVRCWAEESDFTINYPIFQRPAVHPDIAGVLGDFTNAVMLAADGSGATFLDRAHALRDQLARDAEHGAFNGVRVLRELTRLHGVGAQAGMPVVVTSLLDYPVRRPVTDLGREVYSISQTPQVSLDVQLRELAGELRVIWDFVEGAFAPGFVDAAFGVYVDLLERLTRDPESLHTRRFDLIPAAERTLRRQVNDTAGQIPYTTLHELFAQQVERTPGAEAVVDASGRRLSYAELASYAWRIGHTLRDHGAAPGELVAVVMEKGWEQYAAVYGILASGAAYLPLDPSVPPERLRRLLTEAKVDRILTQSWLDSRISWPPTARRYRVDKDFESGTDARPDTAQTPADLAYTIFTSGSTGEPKGVMVDHIGVVNLIRDVATRFEVGARDRLLAISGLHFDASIYDVFGVLTQGGTVVLPPPFEHAEPDVWADLVRSEQVTLWNSVPVLMELLVGEAEVRERRGGGRPLESLRLSVLSGDWIPLTLPDRLRAQSPRIQVVGSGGPTETICWSLFQPIGEVDPSWTSIPYGKPITNQRYYIVDAAAYERPLGVVGEMAVASDVGLALGYWNDAERTANRFVHLPESGERAYLTGDLGRYLPDGSIEILGRDDFQVKIQGHRIELGEIEAVLRQDAEVEAAVVVAPASAHGVRRLHAFVVAGAEAAGPVLERLAEQLPGYMVPAALTVLEELPLTRNGKVDRLLLASSAGRQQESADEAAVRDAGDGPGSALELVLCAAVADILGLDGVAPGDNFFSLGGDSLSGTRLAGLLKELLGVPVPVKTVFQNPLISELAGKIAADGQHGAEAVAAAEAFGELEADETDTADAGG; this is translated from the coding sequence ATGACCGAGCTCCTGCCCGCTCGCGCGGACAGTGCCGCGTCCTTCCCGATGACCGAGACGCAGCAGGCACTGATGATCGGGCGAGGTGAAGCAGTCGAGCTGGGCGGTATCGGCTGCTACGGCTACTTCGAATGGGAGCGTGCGGACCTCGATCCCGAGCGTTTCGCCGCCGCCTGGCGCAAGGTGGTCGCCCGCCACGACATGCTCCGCGCGATCGGCCGCACGGACGGCACCCAGTGGGTGCCGGCCGACCCGCTGCCCTTCGACATACCGGTCGTGGACCTGAGCGGGCTGTCCGCCGAGGCCTCGCGGGAACGGCTCGCCGCGCTGCGGGACGAGATGAGCCACGTGGTCTTCCCGGTGGGCAGCTGGCCGTTGTTCGACCTGCGGATCATCCGGCTGGGCGGTCCGGGGAACCTGAGCCGGGTCCACCTCGGGATCGACCTGCAGGTGCTGGACGCCTCCAGTGCCTTCCAGGTGCTCTTCCCCGAGCTGGTCGACCTGTACGAGGACCCGGACACCGAGCTCCCGGAGCCCGGTATCGGCTTCGCGGAGTACGCCCGCTGGCGCGCGGACGCCCTGCCGCACACCGAGGCCTTCCGTGCCGCCCGCGACTACTGGGTGGAGCGCGTCCCCACCCTGCCGCCGGCCCCCTCGCTGCCCACGGGCGGCCCCGCCGGCGGCGGGCATGAGGTGCGCTTCGACCGGCGCGAGCACCGCCTCTCCCCCGCGGACTGGCAGCGCTTCTCGGCACGGGCGCGCGAGGCGGGGCTGACGCCGTCGGTCCTGCTCACGGCCGCCTTCGCCGAGGTGGTCCGGTGCTGGGCGGAGGAGTCCGACTTCACCATCAACTACCCGATCTTCCAGCGCCCGGCGGTGCACCCGGACATCGCCGGGGTCCTCGGTGACTTCACCAATGCCGTGATGCTCGCCGCCGACGGTTCGGGCGCGACCTTCCTGGACCGGGCGCACGCCCTGCGCGACCAGCTCGCCCGCGACGCGGAGCACGGCGCCTTCAACGGCGTCCGGGTGCTGCGCGAGCTGACCCGGCTGCACGGGGTGGGCGCGCAGGCCGGCATGCCGGTGGTCGTGACCAGCCTGCTCGACTACCCGGTGCGCAGGCCCGTCACGGACCTGGGCCGGGAGGTGTACTCGATCTCGCAGACCCCGCAGGTCTCGCTCGACGTACAGCTGCGCGAACTGGCCGGTGAGCTGCGCGTCATCTGGGACTTCGTCGAGGGGGCGTTCGCGCCCGGCTTCGTCGACGCCGCCTTCGGCGTGTACGTGGACCTCCTGGAGCGGCTCACGCGGGACCCGGAGTCCCTGCACACCCGGCGCTTCGACCTGATCCCGGCAGCCGAGCGGACGCTGCGCCGCCAGGTCAACGACACCGCGGGGCAGATCCCGTACACCACCTTGCACGAGCTGTTCGCCCAGCAGGTGGAGCGCACCCCCGGTGCCGAGGCCGTGGTGGACGCCTCCGGGCGGCGGCTGAGCTACGCCGAGCTGGCCTCGTACGCCTGGCGGATCGGGCACACGTTGCGGGACCACGGGGCGGCTCCGGGCGAGCTGGTCGCCGTGGTGATGGAGAAGGGCTGGGAGCAGTACGCCGCGGTGTACGGGATCCTCGCCTCCGGCGCCGCCTATCTGCCGCTGGACCCGTCCGTGCCGCCGGAGCGGCTGCGCCGCCTGCTCACCGAGGCCAAGGTCGACCGGATCCTCACCCAGTCCTGGCTGGACTCCCGGATCAGCTGGCCCCCCACGGCCCGCCGCTACCGGGTGGACAAGGACTTCGAGTCCGGGACCGACGCCCGGCCCGACACGGCGCAGACGCCGGCGGACCTCGCGTACACGATCTTCACTTCGGGCTCGACCGGCGAGCCGAAGGGCGTGATGGTCGACCACATCGGCGTGGTCAACCTGATCCGCGATGTCGCGACACGCTTCGAGGTCGGTGCGCGGGACCGGCTGCTGGCCATCTCCGGGCTGCACTTCGACGCCTCGATCTACGACGTGTTCGGGGTGCTGACGCAGGGCGGGACCGTGGTGCTGCCGCCGCCGTTCGAGCACGCCGAGCCCGACGTCTGGGCCGATCTGGTCCGGTCCGAGCAGGTCACCCTGTGGAACTCCGTGCCCGTCCTGATGGAACTGCTGGTCGGTGAGGCCGAGGTGCGCGAGCGGCGCGGCGGCGGCCGGCCGCTGGAGTCCCTGCGGCTGTCCGTGCTCTCCGGCGACTGGATCCCGCTGACGCTGCCGGACCGGCTGCGGGCGCAGAGCCCCCGGATCCAGGTGGTGGGTTCGGGCGGTCCGACCGAGACGATCTGCTGGTCGCTGTTCCAGCCGATCGGCGAGGTGGACCCCTCCTGGACGAGCATCCCGTACGGCAAGCCGATCACCAACCAGCGCTACTACATCGTCGACGCGGCCGCCTACGAGCGCCCGCTCGGGGTGGTCGGCGAGATGGCCGTGGCCAGCGACGTCGGGCTCGCGCTCGGCTACTGGAACGACGCGGAGCGCACGGCGAACCGCTTCGTGCACCTTCCGGAGAGCGGCGAGCGCGCCTATCTGACCGGGGACCTGGGCCGGTACCTGCCGGACGGCAGCATCGAGATCCTCGGCCGGGACGACTTCCAGGTGAAGATCCAGGGCCACCGGATCGAGCTCGGCGAGATCGAGGCCGTGCTGCGCCAGGACGCCGAGGTCGAGGCGGCCGTGGTGGTCGCCCCGGCCAGCGCGCACGGGGTGCGGCGGCTGCACGCCTTCGTCGTGGCCGGAGCCGAGGCGGCCGGGCCGGTGCTCGAGCGGCTCGCCGAGCAGCTTCCCGGCTACATGGTGCCGGCCGCGCTGACCGTGCTGGAGGAGCTGCCGCTGACCCGCAACGGCAAGGTCGACCGGCTGCTGCTGGCCTCCTCCGCCGGACGGCAGCAGGAGTCCGCCGACGAGGCGGCCGTACGGGATGCCGGGGACGGGCCGGGCAGCGCGCTGGAGCTCGTGCTGTGCGCGGCGGTCGCCGACATCCTCGGCCTCGACGGGGTGGCGCCCGGTGACAACTTCTTCAGCCTGGGGGGCGATTCG